Proteins from a single region of Palaemon carinicauda isolate YSFRI2023 chromosome 1, ASM3689809v2, whole genome shotgun sequence:
- the LOC137618260 gene encoding KRAB-A domain-containing protein 2-like, with the protein MFLLIVDPCVLQSDNGFELTAYVVREMKGTLATSCALQAPREAQSQGSVEQANSGSLKTTPEIVSLVLRFVHNQKNLSYHSGIKNTPYATLLGENPKDGLSSTSLLQEVIGRLETEDDLASLGAQPPPDPAHEPLEALEPVIITTQPSYSLDEPVTIFT; encoded by the coding sequence atgTTCTTATTGATTGTTGATCCATGcgtcctacaatcagataatggattTGAGTTAACTGCctatgtggttcgagagatgaaaGGAACTCTGGCCACATCTTGTGCATTGCAAGCCCccagagaggcacagagtcaaggttcagttgaacaggccaactcTGGCTCTCTGAAAACAACACCCGAGATTGTTTCCCTAGTCCTTCGTTTTGTTCACAACCAGAAGAACTtatcataccattcagggatcaagaaTACCCCCtatgctactttgcttggagagaatccaaaagatggactctcttccactagcttgcttcaggaggtcattggccgcttagagacagaagatgatcttgcatcactaggagcccagcctcctcCTGATCCAGCTCACGAGCCACTCGAGGCCcttgagccagtcatcatcaccacccagccatcCTATTcacttgatgagccagtcaccatcttcacctag